One Mercurialis annua linkage group LG3, ddMerAnnu1.2, whole genome shotgun sequence DNA window includes the following coding sequences:
- the LOC126675421 gene encoding probable galacturonosyltransferase-like 10: MFRSNFIIFFVFLVIFPSSADAFLQFMEAPEYKNGMECSSVADSSLICNSSLVHVSMTLDPDYLRGTIAAIHSVLKHTSCPENIFFHLIASNNPGKFSPNNLAKIVSSAFPSLSFKVYVFDQNLVSDLISTSIRKALDNPLNYARSYLSDILEPCVKRVIYLDSDIIVVDDIQNLWWVYLTGSRIIGAPEYCQASFTKYFTDGFWADRELSRVFAGKMACYFNTGVMVIDLERWREGEYTKEIEKWMRIHKEKKIYDLGSLPPFLLVFGGDVEAIDHRWNQHGLGGDNVVSSCRSLHPGPVSLLHWSGKGKPWRRLDERKPCPVDSIWAPYDLYKRRQ; this comes from the coding sequence aTGTTCAGATCAAAtttcatcatcttcttcgttTTTCTGGTTATATTTCCAAGCAGTGCAGATGCTTTTTTACAGTTCATGGAGGCACCAGAGTATAAAAACGGCATGGAATGTTCGTCCGTCGCTGATTCGTCGCTAATTTGTAATTCGTCACTTGTTCATGTTTCCATGACGCTTGATCCGGATTACTTAAGAGGAACTATAGCGGCCATTCATTCTGTTCTTAAGCATACTTCTTGCCCTGAAAATATTTTCTTTCACTTAATTGCTTCTAATAATCCCGGAAAATTTTCTCCGAACAATCTTGCCAAGATTGTTAGCTCTGCTTTTCCTTCCTTGAGCTTCAAGGTTTATGTCTTCGATCAGAATCTTGTTTCTGATCTGATTTCGACTTCGATCCGGAAAGCTCTCGATAATCCGTTGAATTACGCGCGGAGTTATTTGTCGGATATACTCGAACCTTGCGTAAAACGAGTGATTTATTTGGATTCTGATATAATAGTTGTTGATGATATTCAGAATCTATGGTGGGTTTATCTTACAGGGTCAAGAATTATAGGAGCTCCTGAGTATTGTCAAGCAAGTTTCACCAAGTATTTTACGGACGGATTTTGGGCCGACCGCGAGCTTTCGCGGGTTTTCGCCGGGAAAATGGCGTGTTATTTTAATACGGGTGTGATGGTGATTGATCTGGAGAGATGGAGAGAGGGGGAATACACTAAGGAGATAGAGAAATGGATGAGGATACATAAAGAGAAAAAGATTTATGATTTGGGCTCGTTACCGCCTTTTTTGTTGGTGTTTGGTGGAGATGTTGAAGCTATTGATCATAGATGGAACCAACACGGGCTCGGGGGCGATAATGTGGTTAGCAGTTGTAGATCGTTGCATCCCGGACCTGTTAGTTTGCTGCATTGGAGCGGTAAAGGGAAGCCGTGGAGGAGGCTCGATGAGCGGAAGCCGTGCCCAGTTGATTCTATATGGGCACCTTATGATCTCTATAAACGTCGACAATGA
- the LOC126675240 gene encoding uncharacterized protein LOC126675240, whose product MAATTATAAARAFSLSHLSDFSPPPPPSSSHASLPFSRRYSSSTITCCLSSSSSSGGGGGISDDFFVLSTGSRKLTYDRHGFSVIANMLKRIEPLDTSVISKGVSDSAKDSMKQTISTMLGLLPSDRFAVTVSVSKRPLHHLLFSAIITGYTLWNAEYRISLMRNFSICMDDKSKELNCMGDDEDEEKFSSELSEDKGIGIEDLQISPQIFGDLSPEALNYIRNLQLELSNAELELDSRKKETAGIECNKGSRNELLDYLRSLDSEMVSELSRPSSVEVDDIIHQLVQNLLLRLFKDNPTSIFMGDTAIPTPENHKHNGDPFCDSFGTSRDYLAKLLFWCMLLGHHLRSLENRLHLSCVVGLL is encoded by the exons ATGGCGGCCACCACCGCAACAGCCGCCGCCCGAGCTTTCTCCCTCTCTCATCTCTCCGATTTCTCACCACCGCCGCCGCCTTCTTCATCACACGCCTCCCTCCCTTTCTCCCGCCGTTACTCTTCGTCAACGATTACCTGCTGTTTGAGCAGCAGCAGCAgtagcggcggcggcggcggaatATCCGACGACTTCTTCGTACTGTCAACCGGTAGTAGAAAGTTAACCTATGACAGACATGGATTTTCCGTTATCGCAAATATGCTCAAGAGAATTGAACCGTTAGATACTTCCGTTATCTCTAAAGGCGTTTCTGACTCCGCTAAAGACTCTATGAAACAGACAATCTCTACTATGTTAGGTCTTCTTCCGTCTGATCGATTCGCCGTCACTGTTTCCGTTTCGAAACGTCCGCTTCACCATCTCCTCTTCTCCGCTATCATCACAGG GTATACGCTATGGAATGCGGAGTATAGAATATCGTTGATGAGGAATTTTAGTATTTGTATGGACGATAAATCCAAGGAATTGAATTGTATGGGAGATGATGAGGATGAGGAGAAATTTAGTAGTGAATTGAGTGAAGATAAGGGGATTGGAATTGAGGATTTGCAGATTAGTCCTCAGATTTTCGGGGATTTGTCGCCCGAGGCTTTGAATTATATCAGGAATTTGCAATTGGAGTTGTCTAATGCAGAACTG GAATTGGATTCTCGAAAGAAGGAAACCGCGGGAATAGAATGCAATAAAGGAAGTCGGAATGAATTATTAGATTATTTGCGCTCATTGGATTCGGAAATG GTGTCAGAATTATCTCGCCCATCATCTGTGGAGGTAGATGATATAATTCATCAGCTTGTTCAAAACTTATTACTAAGATTGTTTAAAGATAATCCAACCTCCATCTTCATGGGGGATACAGCTATACCCACCCCAGAAAATCACAAACACAATGGCGATCCATTTTGTGACAGTTTCGGCACGTCTCGTGATTACCTTGCAAAGTTACTTTTCTG GTGTATGTTGCTTGGGCATCATTTACGAAGCTTGGAGAACAGATTGCATCTCAGCTGTGTTGTTGGATtgttgtaa